In Helianthus annuus cultivar XRQ/B chromosome 9, HanXRQr2.0-SUNRISE, whole genome shotgun sequence, the following are encoded in one genomic region:
- the LOC110881367 gene encoding extensin-like has product MSSFGSHTSRVTRRNHADKRITSLVAKEMAKAILQIVSEINEVKSSSSIDSKSDSPKATFSFKQFKACDPKDFTSEDGPSAMFQWFNSIEQAQVQAPPALPAPLPAPQGNPAAPAPAAHARACYACGDPNDFANVCPNRVVKQEPQQQPSHQQQQQQQPQQSAQQAAGGRAFNINVLQAQTENNVVNGYNPLGPEDHFPHEMEMDGDQDPEMQTRTPGHPISISSGSPFQGSPYCRPDSFQERMATYDWYFTPSYHSSPAQPPLIEPQLQAVSPPTLPVEEPPQQPPQPPPEPSRRRRNARISVRGGPRFSSPQGSSSYPPILEDPQMGGPSNAAPEIDPPPASYAPPQPPMGFDNPIPTYLGSSGYNPFENPSGYPSEYGTHDPYLTAAEYHHLYPSSYPPVYPTRYPV; this is encoded by the exons atgtcatcaTTTGGATCTCACACTTCTCGCGTTACCCGCCGCAACCACGCTGACAAACGTATCACATCGCTAGTCGCCAAGGAAATGGCCAAGGCCATTCTGCAAATAGTCAGCGAGATCAATGAGGTGAAGAGCAGCTCCTCCATTGATTCCAAAAGTGACTCTCcgaaagctacttttagcttcaaacaattcaaggcatgtgaTCCTAAAGACTTCACTAGTGAAGACGGGCCCAGCGCTATGTTTCAGTGGTTTAACTCGATTGAG CAAGCTCAAGTTCAAGCTCCTCCTGCACTGCCAGCCCCTCTTCCCGCTCCTCAAGGTAATCCAGCAGCTCCTGCTCCCGCTGCTCATGCACGAGCCTGCTATGCTTGTGGTGATCCTAACGACTTCGCAAACGTCTGCCCGaatcgagtggtgaagcaagagccacagcaGCAACCATcgcatcaacaacaacaacagcagcagcctcagcagtcAGCTCAACAAGCAGCCGGCGGTAGAGCATTCAACATCAATGTCCTCCAGGCTCAAACTGAAAAcaatgttgtcaatg GCTACAACCCGTTGGGCCCTGAGGATCATTTTCCTCATGAGATGGAGATGGACGGCGACCAAGATCCAGAAATGCAGACTAGAACACCGGGCCACCCAATTAGCATCTCAAGCGGTTCTCCATTTCAGGGATCACCGTACTGTAGGCCCGATTCATTTCAAGAGAGGATGGCCACTTATGATTGGTACTTTACTCCTTCGTACCATAGCTCTCCAGCTCAACCTCCTTTGATTGAGCCCCAGCTTCAAGCAGTTTCACCTCCAACACTTCCTGTTGAGGAGCCGCCTCAACAGCCACCTCAGCCACCTCCCGAGCCTTCAAGGCGAAGGAGGAACGCACGTATATCCGTGCGAGGAGGACCTCGTTTCAGTTCTCCTCAGGGTTCGAGTTCTTACCCTCCTATTCTAGAGGACCCCCAAATGGGTGGGCCCTCGAACGCGGCACCGGAGATCGATCCTCCGCCAGCTTCTTATGCACCACCACAGCCGCCTATGGGTTTCGACAACCCGATCCCGACTTACCTAGGTTCTTCTGGGTACAATCCTTTTGAAAACCCATCGGGATATCCATCGGAATATGGGACTCATGATCCGTACCTTACAGCTGCAGAATACCATCATCTTTACCCTTCTTCTTACCCTCCAGTTTATCCAACTAGATACCCGGTGTAG